Proteins from one Mycobacterium sp. EPa45 genomic window:
- a CDS encoding cyclopropane mycolic acid synthase family methyltransferase yields the protein MTDASRTSPPSSQWLSKSASQTRGSDKKEVQFHYDISNDFFKLWQDPTQTYSCAYFERDDMTLEEAQMAKVDLSLGKLGLQPGMTLLDIGCGWGSTIQRAVEKYDVNVIGLTLSENQKQHIEQNRFPNIDTDRSMEVRLQPWEEFDGKVDRIVSIGAFEHFGFNKYDDYFKKTFSWLPDDGVMLLHTIIIPEDEEIKAKGLPLTMSRVRFIKFIMDEIYPGGRLPLASMVRKHAVDVGYNVTREQHLQPHYARTLDTWAANLQAKKDEAIAITSEEIYERFDKYLTGCADLFRNGYTDVCQFTCEKAIS from the coding sequence GTGACTGACGCATCCCGTACATCGCCTCCCTCGTCCCAGTGGCTGTCGAAGTCGGCGTCGCAAACCCGCGGTTCGGACAAGAAGGAAGTCCAGTTCCACTACGACATCTCCAACGACTTCTTCAAGCTCTGGCAAGACCCCACCCAGACCTATAGCTGCGCCTACTTCGAGCGCGACGACATGACGCTCGAAGAAGCGCAGATGGCCAAGGTCGATCTCTCGCTGGGCAAGCTCGGCCTGCAGCCCGGCATGACGCTGCTGGACATCGGCTGCGGCTGGGGCTCCACGATCCAGCGCGCCGTGGAGAAGTACGACGTGAACGTCATCGGACTCACGCTGTCGGAGAACCAGAAGCAGCACATCGAGCAGAACCGGTTCCCGAACATCGACACCGACCGCAGCATGGAGGTCCGGCTGCAGCCGTGGGAGGAATTCGACGGCAAGGTCGACCGGATCGTGTCGATCGGCGCGTTCGAGCACTTCGGCTTCAACAAGTACGACGACTACTTCAAGAAGACCTTCAGCTGGCTGCCCGACGACGGCGTGATGCTGCTACACACGATCATCATTCCGGAGGACGAGGAGATCAAAGCCAAGGGTCTTCCGCTGACGATGTCGCGGGTGCGCTTCATCAAATTCATCATGGACGAGATCTATCCCGGCGGCCGGCTGCCGCTGGCGTCGATGGTCCGCAAGCACGCGGTGGACGTCGGCTACAACGTCACCCGCGAGCAGCACCTGCAGCCGCACTACGCCCGCACGCTCGACACCTGGGCGGCCAACCTGCAGGCCAAGAAGGACGAGGCGATCGCGATCACGTCCGAGGAGATCTACGAGCGCTTTGACAAGTACTTGACTGGATGTGCTGATCTCTTCCGCAACGGCTATACCGACGTATGTCAGTTCACGTGTGAAAAGGCAATCAGCTAG
- a CDS encoding bifunctional 2-polyprenyl-6-hydroxyphenol methylase/3-demethylubiquinol 3-O-methyltransferase UbiG, whose translation MSDADRVRWDGKYAGRIAGSPQLPAVFAPYADLIPTTGLALELACGFGAASVWLAERGLTVWGVDVSAVAIGQAQDLAARRGVAERCRFWVADLDDGLPPGPPAAVILCHRFRDPAVYPSIIDRLAPDGVLAISVLSEVGAEPGPFRARAGELENAFADLQTLGAGERDGAAWLIARKAGERP comes from the coding sequence GTGTCCGACGCCGACCGGGTCCGCTGGGACGGCAAGTATGCGGGCCGGATCGCGGGTTCGCCGCAACTGCCCGCGGTGTTCGCGCCGTACGCGGATTTGATCCCGACGACGGGTCTGGCGCTGGAACTGGCCTGCGGGTTCGGGGCGGCATCGGTATGGCTGGCCGAGCGCGGCCTGACCGTGTGGGGTGTTGACGTGTCGGCCGTCGCGATCGGGCAGGCGCAGGACCTGGCCGCGCGTCGCGGAGTCGCCGAGCGGTGCCGGTTCTGGGTAGCTGACCTGGATGACGGGCTGCCGCCGGGTCCGCCGGCCGCGGTGATTCTCTGTCATCGATTCCGCGATCCCGCCGTGTATCCGTCGATCATCGACAGACTGGCGCCCGACGGCGTGCTGGCGATCAGTGTGCTCAGCGAGGTCGGCGCCGAGCCGGGACCGTTTCGCGCCCGCGCCGGCGAGCTCGAGAACGCCTTCGCCGATCTGCAAACGTTGGGTGCGGGTGAACGCGACGGCGCGGCCTGGCTGATTGCGCGGAAGGCAGGGGAGCGGCCATGA